Proteins encoded together in one Chitinophaga varians window:
- a CDS encoding nucleoid-associated protein, with protein MIHVSEFKDLAQLTIHKVGNSANDEPLLFSKAPLKLEGETIAQLLCTYFIQPFANSAEFFRFYHEADLQLNEIFQYCRRIFTDENEFQEQSVNIAKHLYKHSTHPKVKGGELYIAYFSKCQVDGEEVAAIGIFKSENRDTYLKVFLSDENYQVDYEDGININKLDKGCLIFNTEEDNGFKVSVVDSTGKQTEAVYWKDAFLQVQRREDSYHQTETAVNMCKQFIHNKLPTEYEMDRVDQVDLLNKSAAYFKEKEQFQLEDFAQEVLGHPDAIASFKEFRNEYQQAYQQEIPDEFDISAPAVKKQQKVFKSILKLDRNFHVYIHGNREMIERGYDEATNLHYYKLMFENES; from the coding sequence ATGATTCATGTTTCGGAATTCAAAGACCTTGCTCAGCTTACGATTCATAAGGTAGGCAACTCCGCTAATGATGAGCCGCTTCTTTTTTCAAAGGCGCCATTGAAGCTGGAAGGTGAGACGATTGCCCAGCTGCTGTGTACCTATTTTATACAGCCGTTTGCGAATTCAGCGGAATTTTTCCGCTTTTATCATGAGGCAGATTTACAATTGAATGAAATATTTCAATATTGTCGCCGTATATTTACTGACGAGAATGAATTTCAAGAGCAGTCTGTTAATATAGCCAAACATCTATATAAACATTCCACCCATCCCAAAGTGAAAGGCGGAGAGCTTTATATAGCGTACTTTAGCAAATGTCAGGTGGATGGTGAAGAAGTTGCGGCCATAGGCATATTTAAATCGGAAAACCGGGATACCTATCTGAAAGTGTTTTTGTCTGATGAGAATTATCAGGTGGACTATGAAGATGGTATTAATATAAATAAACTTGACAAAGGTTGTCTGATATTTAATACAGAAGAGGATAACGGTTTTAAAGTCAGCGTAGTTGACAGTACCGGCAAACAAACAGAAGCAGTTTATTGGAAAGACGCGTTTTTACAGGTGCAGCGCCGTGAAGACAGCTACCATCAGACGGAGACTGCTGTGAATATGTGTAAACAGTTTATTCACAACAAGCTGCCAACCGAATATGAGATGGACCGTGTAGATCAGGTAGATTTATTAAATAAATCAGCTGCATATTTTAAGGAAAAAGAACAGTTCCAGCTGGAAGATTTTGCACAGGAAGTATTAGGCCATCCGGACGCGATTGCATCATTTAAGGAATTCAGGAACGAGTACCAGCAAGCGTATCAACAGGAGATCCCTGATGAATTTGATATTTCGGCCCCGGCAGTAAAAAAACAACAAAAGGTTTTTAAGAGCATACTGAAACTGGACCGCAATTTCCATGTGTATATTCATGGTAACCGCGAAATGATTGAGCGTGGATATGATGAAGCCACAAACCTGCACTACTATAAGCTGATGTTTGAAAACGAGTCGTAG
- a CDS encoding stage 0 sporulation family protein gives MACAGCGTGVEGKPSGCKSNGGCSTGGCNRLNVFDWLSNIPLGDSLAPFDIIEVSFNNGSRKDFFRNVTRQHLDKGEMVTVEGVSGFDVGTVSLTGELVKLQMKKRRAEDTPEIKKVLRRSSNDDLQRMADNKAREKDALIKSRAIARNLGLEMKLAEVEIQADGRKATFFYTADDRVDFRELIKVYASEFRAKVEMRQIGARQEAGKVGGIGSCGRELCCSTWLSDFKSVNTTAARYQNLSINQAKLSGQCGRLKCCLNYELDTYLDALKEFPDDADTIETAGGVANLQKRDIFKSLMWYSYEGSNKQYPLTITRVKEIRQLNRQGVKPEELKAVEVVTAKPKETDLGFADVVGQISLKSLEKTVQKRKQKDKDRQKQQKAGEQQPKQGGQPKNEPKQEQKSAQQRHERHERHHPDRNRSKQETRGGGGNQQRQGQGQQGGQPRQGREQQPRQEQGQKPPQNQGNQQGQGGGQPKQDRRPPRHKPRPKPDNNNKG, from the coding sequence ATGGCTTGTGCCGGATGTGGTACGGGTGTGGAAGGAAAGCCGTCAGGATGTAAGAGTAATGGAGGATGCAGTACGGGAGGTTGTAACCGACTGAATGTATTTGACTGGCTGTCCAATATTCCGCTTGGCGATAGCTTAGCACCATTCGATATTATAGAAGTTAGTTTCAACAACGGGAGCCGTAAGGACTTCTTCCGCAATGTTACCAGGCAGCACCTTGACAAGGGTGAGATGGTAACCGTAGAAGGTGTCAGTGGTTTCGATGTTGGCACAGTGAGCCTCACGGGCGAGCTGGTAAAACTTCAGATGAAGAAAAGACGTGCTGAAGACACCCCCGAGATCAAAAAAGTATTACGTCGTTCCAGCAATGACGACCTGCAAAGGATGGCCGATAACAAGGCCCGCGAAAAAGATGCCCTGATAAAATCCAGGGCCATCGCCCGTAACCTGGGCCTCGAAATGAAACTGGCAGAAGTAGAAATACAGGCCGATGGCCGTAAAGCCACTTTTTTCTACACCGCAGACGACCGTGTCGATTTCCGTGAGCTGATCAAGGTATATGCCTCTGAATTCCGCGCCAAGGTGGAAATGCGCCAGATCGGCGCCCGCCAGGAAGCCGGAAAAGTAGGTGGCATCGGTAGCTGCGGACGCGAGCTCTGCTGCTCAACCTGGTTGTCTGACTTTAAAAGTGTCAACACCACGGCTGCCCGGTATCAGAACCTGTCCATCAACCAGGCTAAACTGTCCGGACAATGCGGCCGCCTGAAATGCTGCCTCAACTACGAACTGGACACCTATCTCGATGCGCTGAAAGAATTCCCCGACGATGCTGATACCATCGAAACCGCAGGCGGCGTTGCCAACCTGCAGAAACGGGACATCTTCAAAAGCCTCATGTGGTATTCCTACGAAGGCAGCAACAAACAATATCCGCTCACCATCACCAGGGTAAAAGAAATCCGCCAGCTCAACCGGCAGGGCGTGAAACCTGAAGAACTGAAAGCGGTGGAAGTAGTGACGGCCAAACCTAAGGAAACCGACCTCGGTTTCGCTGACGTGGTAGGCCAGATCAGCCTCAAATCGCTGGAAAAAACAGTCCAGAAACGTAAGCAGAAGGACAAAGACCGCCAGAAACAGCAAAAAGCCGGAGAACAACAGCCGAAGCAGGGCGGACAACCCAAAAACGAACCGAAACAGGAACAAAAGTCAGCCCAACAGCGGCATGAACGCCACGAACGCCATCATCCTGACCGTAACAGGAGCAAACAGGAAACACGCGGCGGCGGCGGCAATCAGCAACGCCAGGGACAAGGCCAGCAAGGCGGACAACCCAGACAAGGCCGTGAACAACAACCCCGGCAGGAACAGGGACAAAAGCCACCGCAAAACCAGGGAAACCAACAGGGACAAGGAGGCGGACAACCTAAACAGGACCGTCGCCCCCCAAGGCACAAACCCAGGCCCAAACCGGATAACAATAACAAAGGATAA
- a CDS encoding ATP-binding protein translates to MLFSEIIGQAAAQQQLIQSIQQNRLSHAMILLAPEGAGGLPLGLAFTQYLVCENKQAHDACGQCPSCLKAAQHIHPDIHYSYPVIPRKPGDKPVSTDYISEWREFVTTNPYGNAYDWLQFIGAENKQGNITANECSDIIRKLNLKSFESGYKILLMWMPEYLGNEGNRLLKLIEEPPANTLFILIAENQEQILATILSRTHLIKINPLSRENMEKALTERAKVPAAKARQIATIAAGNYREAIFLLQHSDDDYHELLRNWLNYLFTGNRVALQEWIEGISSAKTGRENQKQFLRYFINLLEHTVRLQYIDKAQLAFSDEEVDFATKLAKLANLEQTRQIADVLDNAYYHIERNANAKMLFHALSIKLQYIFKKKPLPVL, encoded by the coding sequence ATGCTTTTTTCGGAGATCATAGGACAAGCAGCAGCACAACAGCAGCTGATACAATCGATACAACAGAACCGCCTCAGTCACGCGATGATACTACTGGCTCCCGAAGGGGCCGGCGGGTTGCCCCTGGGACTGGCTTTCACACAATACCTGGTATGTGAGAACAAGCAGGCACATGACGCCTGTGGCCAGTGCCCGTCCTGTCTGAAAGCGGCGCAGCATATCCATCCTGATATTCACTACTCCTATCCGGTGATACCCCGAAAACCCGGTGACAAGCCGGTGAGCACGGATTATATTTCCGAATGGCGGGAGTTTGTGACCACCAATCCGTATGGCAATGCATATGACTGGCTGCAGTTTATCGGCGCGGAAAACAAGCAGGGCAATATCACTGCCAATGAGTGCTCGGACATTATCCGTAAGCTGAACCTGAAAAGTTTTGAAAGCGGTTATAAAATCCTGCTGATGTGGATGCCGGAATACCTGGGCAACGAAGGTAACCGGCTGCTGAAGCTGATAGAGGAACCTCCGGCCAATACCCTGTTTATCCTGATTGCAGAAAACCAGGAACAGATCCTGGCCACGATCCTGTCACGCACCCACCTGATAAAAATAAATCCGCTCTCCCGGGAAAACATGGAAAAAGCCCTGACTGAGCGGGCGAAGGTACCGGCTGCCAAGGCCCGGCAGATTGCCACCATTGCGGCAGGCAACTACCGGGAGGCTATCTTTTTACTCCAGCACTCCGATGACGACTACCATGAACTGCTGCGTAACTGGCTCAATTACCTGTTCACCGGTAACCGTGTAGCCCTGCAGGAATGGATAGAAGGTATTTCCAGCGCCAAAACCGGCCGTGAAAACCAGAAGCAGTTTCTGCGGTATTTCATCAACCTGCTGGAACATACCGTCCGCCTTCAGTATATAGACAAGGCGCAGCTGGCTTTTTCAGACGAGGAAGTGGATTTTGCCACCAAACTGGCTAAACTGGCCAATCTGGAACAAACCAGGCAGATTGCTGATGTATTAGACAACGCGTATTATCACATTGAACGCAATGCTAATGCAAAAATGCTATTTCATGCATTGTCTATCAAGCTACAATATATATTTAAAAAGAAACCTCTACCTGTTCTGTAA
- a CDS encoding glutathione peroxidase, whose product MLRLAILSVLLLFAGPRIYDFKVDAVDGGKIEFSRFKGKKIMIVNTASLCGNTPQYAGLEKIYQKYQDKLVIVGFPANNFGSQEPGTNAEIKSFCTKQYAVTFPMAAKISVKGDDIHPLYKWLLDESKAKHLEPADVKWNFQKYLLDEKGNLIAVFSPKTQPDAPEVIAAIEK is encoded by the coding sequence ATGTTGAGACTGGCCATACTTTCGGTCCTTCTGCTATTTGCAGGTCCGCGCATCTATGACTTCAAGGTAGATGCAGTAGACGGGGGTAAAATTGAATTCTCCCGTTTTAAGGGTAAAAAAATAATGATTGTCAACACTGCTTCTCTCTGTGGTAATACGCCACAATATGCAGGTTTGGAGAAAATATATCAGAAGTACCAGGACAAACTCGTAATCGTAGGTTTCCCGGCGAATAACTTCGGCTCACAGGAGCCCGGCACCAATGCAGAAATCAAAAGCTTCTGCACCAAACAGTATGCTGTTACCTTTCCCATGGCCGCCAAAATATCAGTAAAGGGAGATGATATCCACCCACTGTATAAATGGCTGCTGGACGAAAGTAAAGCCAAACACCTGGAGCCGGCAGACGTTAAGTGGAACTTCCAGAAATATTTGCTGGATGAAAAAGGGAATCTCATTGCTGTGTTTTCACCCAAAACACAACCGGATGCGCCAGAAGTGATTGCTGCCATTGAAAAGTAG
- a CDS encoding ComF family protein codes for MFTRLLSPLVNLFYPHCCEICGQELFSANDLLCLHCQDCLPLTGFHHHADNPVANIFRGRMPVTYATAVYYYSQASGLQRLVHQFKYHQRKDIADWLGKQAGHVLQTGGWAATADCLVPMPLYHRKEKERGYNQAALLATAIGAMMDKPVLLQALQRVQYTDTQTRKSRISRWENVKTVFKANPALLTGKHVLLIDDVITTGATTEAAGQALLEAGATVGVCCLAWASG; via the coding sequence ATGTTTACCCGTTTGTTATCCCCATTGGTCAACTTGTTTTATCCGCATTGCTGTGAAATTTGCGGACAGGAACTGTTTTCAGCAAATGACCTGTTGTGCCTGCACTGCCAGGACTGCCTGCCGTTAACAGGTTTTCACCATCATGCAGACAATCCTGTGGCGAATATTTTCCGTGGGCGCATGCCCGTCACTTATGCAACCGCTGTCTATTATTATAGTCAGGCTTCAGGGTTACAGCGGCTTGTGCACCAGTTTAAATATCACCAGCGAAAAGATATTGCGGACTGGCTGGGAAAACAGGCCGGTCATGTGTTACAGACCGGTGGATGGGCCGCCACGGCAGACTGCCTGGTGCCAATGCCATTGTATCACCGCAAGGAGAAAGAACGCGGCTACAACCAGGCCGCACTGCTGGCTACGGCCATCGGCGCAATGATGGACAAGCCCGTGCTTTTGCAGGCGCTGCAACGGGTGCAGTACACAGATACCCAAACACGGAAGAGCCGTATCAGTCGCTGGGAAAACGTAAAGACCGTATTTAAAGCAAACCCAGCATTACTAACGGGAAAGCACGTACTCCTGATAGACGACGTGATCACCACCGGCGCCACCACGGAGGCTGCCGGACAGGCGCTGCTGGAAGCCGGCGCCACAGTGGGTGTTTGTTGTCTCGCCTGGGCCTCCGGCTAA
- the radA gene encoding DNA repair protein RadA has protein sequence MSKIRTAFFCQQCGYESAKWNGKCPSCGQWNTFVEERVQKDIPGKQHDWKNNDTGNVRHQKIINLAEVVTNEEKRLLTPDNELNRVLGGGIVAGSLVLVGGEPGIGKSTLFLQNALQLKQIKTLYISGEESEQQIKMRADRIKSTNDQFYLLTETSTQTIFSEIKKLQPQLVIVDSIQTLHTPLIESAPGSVSQIRETTAELQRFAKESNTPVFLIGHITKDGSIAGPKVLEHMVDTVLQFEGDQHYAYRILRTIKNRFGSTAELGIYEMTGTGLRQVTNPSEILISQRDDLLSGVAISATMEGLRPLLVEVQALVTQSVYGTPQRTATGFDLRRLQLLLAVLEKRGGFHFGVKDVFLNIAGGIRVEDPAIDLAVLCALLSSYEDNAIANKICFAGEVGLSGEIRAVNRIEQRIAEAEKLGFHKIFISRYNKKGIDLTKFNIEVVPVGRVEEVYQQLF, from the coding sequence ATGAGTAAAATAAGAACCGCTTTTTTTTGCCAGCAATGTGGATACGAATCTGCAAAATGGAATGGTAAATGTCCCAGTTGCGGACAATGGAACACCTTCGTGGAGGAAAGAGTACAGAAAGATATTCCCGGCAAACAACACGACTGGAAAAATAACGATACCGGCAATGTCCGGCACCAGAAAATCATTAATCTGGCTGAAGTAGTCACCAACGAAGAGAAACGCCTGCTGACACCAGACAATGAACTGAATCGTGTACTCGGAGGCGGTATAGTGGCCGGCTCACTGGTACTGGTAGGCGGTGAGCCTGGTATCGGAAAATCCACGCTCTTCCTGCAAAATGCACTACAGCTGAAACAAATAAAAACACTTTATATCAGCGGGGAAGAAAGCGAGCAACAAATAAAAATGCGGGCCGACCGCATCAAAAGCACCAATGATCAGTTCTATCTTCTTACGGAAACGTCTACACAAACTATCTTCTCTGAAATAAAAAAACTGCAGCCGCAACTTGTGATAGTGGATTCCATCCAAACACTGCACACTCCCCTGATTGAATCAGCACCCGGCAGCGTTTCACAGATCAGGGAAACAACTGCTGAATTGCAGCGCTTCGCCAAGGAAAGCAACACACCGGTTTTCCTGATCGGACATATTACCAAAGACGGCTCCATCGCCGGACCGAAAGTACTGGAACATATGGTGGACACCGTACTTCAGTTTGAAGGCGACCAACACTATGCCTACCGCATACTGCGCACCATTAAAAACAGGTTTGGCTCCACTGCTGAACTGGGTATTTATGAGATGACCGGCACCGGTCTCCGGCAAGTGACCAACCCTTCAGAAATACTGATCTCCCAACGCGACGACCTGTTGAGCGGTGTGGCCATCAGCGCCACCATGGAAGGTCTCCGGCCACTGTTGGTAGAAGTGCAGGCGCTTGTTACCCAGTCGGTATACGGCACACCGCAACGTACCGCCACCGGCTTCGACCTGCGCAGGTTACAACTGCTGCTGGCAGTACTGGAAAAACGCGGCGGCTTCCACTTCGGCGTAAAAGATGTTTTCCTCAATATCGCCGGCGGTATCCGCGTGGAAGACCCGGCCATCGATCTGGCAGTGCTTTGCGCATTGCTTTCTTCTTATGAAGACAATGCTATTGCCAATAAAATATGTTTCGCCGGAGAAGTAGGCCTGAGCGGTGAAATCAGGGCTGTCAACCGTATTGAACAACGTATTGCGGAAGCGGAAAAACTTGGTTTTCATAAAATATTCATCTCCCGTTATAACAAAAAAGGAATAGATCTCACTAAATTCAATATAGAAGTAGTGCCGGTAGGAAGAGTGGAAGAAGTATACCAACAATTATTCTGA
- a CDS encoding zinc metallopeptidase, with translation MTPGIMFVSLIFVGISFLVSYVLKSKFRAYSEVPTSSGFTGRQIAEKMLRDNNIYDVQVLSVDGFLSDHYNPANKTVNLSPDVYAGANVAAAAVAAHECGHAVQHAAAYPWLGLRSRLVPAVQFSASLVQWVLLGGILLINVFPQLLLAGIVLFGITTVFALITLPVEFDASRRALAWLDRSQVMRPQEHDKAKNALWWAAMTYVVAALASLATLFQYILIYMGARDRR, from the coding sequence ATGACACCAGGAATCATGTTTGTTTCGCTGATTTTTGTGGGGATCAGCTTTCTTGTCAGTTATGTATTAAAAAGTAAGTTCCGGGCCTACAGTGAGGTGCCGACCTCATCCGGGTTTACCGGCAGGCAGATTGCAGAGAAAATGCTGAGGGACAACAACATCTATGATGTTCAGGTACTGTCTGTAGACGGTTTTTTATCAGATCACTATAATCCGGCGAATAAGACGGTCAACCTGAGCCCCGACGTATACGCAGGGGCCAATGTGGCTGCTGCGGCCGTGGCGGCGCACGAGTGCGGGCACGCGGTACAGCATGCGGCGGCTTATCCCTGGCTGGGCCTGCGGTCCCGGTTGGTGCCGGCCGTACAGTTCAGCGCTTCGCTGGTACAGTGGGTGCTGCTGGGCGGTATCCTGCTGATTAATGTATTTCCGCAGCTGTTGCTGGCGGGGATTGTGTTATTCGGTATCACCACTGTGTTTGCCCTGATTACGCTGCCGGTGGAATTTGACGCTTCCCGCCGTGCGCTGGCGTGGCTGGACCGTAGCCAGGTAATGCGCCCGCAGGAGCATGATAAGGCTAAAAATGCCCTTTGGTGGGCGGCTATGACCTATGTGGTGGCGGCACTGGCCTCTCTGGCCACCCTGTTCCAGTATATTTTAATATATATGGGTGCGCGGGACCGGCGATAA
- the rplM gene encoding 50S ribosomal protein L13 has translation MNTLSFKTKSANDAYVKREWHIVDATNLTLGRVCAKMAAILRGKNKPYYTPHTDCGDFIIVINAEKIALTGNKMAEKEYMHYTGYPGGQRVELAKDLIRRRPEVMIEKAIKGMLPKNRLGRKMYKKLFVYAGAEHPHAAQKPKPLTF, from the coding sequence ATGAACACATTAAGCTTTAAAACTAAATCGGCTAACGACGCTTACGTAAAGCGTGAGTGGCATATAGTAGACGCTACCAACCTGACTCTCGGACGAGTTTGTGCGAAAATGGCAGCTATCCTGAGAGGTAAGAACAAGCCTTACTATACGCCTCATACTGATTGTGGTGATTTTATCATCGTGATCAATGCGGAAAAAATCGCTTTGACCGGCAATAAAATGGCGGAAAAAGAATACATGCACTACACTGGTTACCCAGGTGGTCAGAGAGTTGAACTGGCAAAGGACCTGATCCGTCGCCGTCCTGAGGTTATGATTGAGAAGGCTATCAAAGGTATGTTGCCTAAAAACCGTCTCGGTCGTAAAATGTACAAAAAACTGTTTGTATACGCAGGTGCAGAACATCCTCATGCAGCGCAGAAACCAAAACCATTAACTTTCTAA
- the rpsI gene encoding 30S ribosomal protein S9, with protein sequence MEKQKNTIGRRKEAVARVYIAKGTGAITVNDKDYKNYFSLIYLQNQVELPFKTIDALDKFDVKINAQGGGIKGQAEAIKLGIARALCEVNIEFRPALKAAGLLKRDPRSVERKKPGKAKARRSFQFSKR encoded by the coding sequence ATGGAAAAGCAAAAAAATACAATAGGTCGTCGTAAAGAAGCTGTTGCCCGTGTGTATATCGCAAAGGGTACCGGTGCCATTACCGTAAACGACAAGGATTATAAAAACTACTTTTCTCTGATCTACCTGCAAAACCAGGTTGAATTACCCTTCAAAACTATCGACGCGCTGGATAAATTTGACGTGAAGATCAATGCACAGGGTGGTGGTATCAAAGGACAGGCAGAAGCGATTAAACTGGGTATTGCACGTGCACTGTGCGAAGTGAACATCGAGTTCCGTCCCGCACTGAAAGCAGCCGGTCTGCTGAAACGTGACCCGAGAAGCGTAGAACGTAAGAAACCAGGTAAAGCGAAAGCAAGAAGAAGCTTCCAGTTCTCTAAACGCTAA
- the rpsB gene encoding 30S ribosomal protein S2, translating into MENNTSLQQQLLEAGVHFGHLKKKWNPKMLPYIFAEKKGIHIIDLNKTVEGLQEAAAALKSIAKSGKKIMFVATKKQAKEIVADAARNINMPYVTERWLGGMLTNFSTIRKSVKKMQSIEKMLQDGTFDNITKKERLTLSRDKEKMEKVLGGIAQLARVPAALFMVDISHEHIALAEAKRLGIVTFGMVDTNSDPSKVDFAIPANDDATKSIAIITSYICAAIAEGLSERATEKSEEVEEEEEADDKARRFDVEGGEDRERGRKPQGQGGGRGPGAGGNRGGGQGGNRGGQGGGANRGGGNRGGGQGGGQRRPSNAGGGGPRKPAGK; encoded by the coding sequence ATGGAAAATAATACCTCATTGCAGCAGCAGTTACTGGAGGCAGGTGTTCACTTCGGTCACCTGAAGAAGAAATGGAATCCTAAAATGCTGCCTTATATTTTCGCAGAAAAGAAAGGTATTCATATCATTGATCTGAACAAAACCGTAGAAGGCTTACAGGAAGCAGCAGCTGCCCTGAAATCCATCGCTAAAAGCGGTAAAAAGATCATGTTCGTTGCTACTAAAAAGCAAGCGAAAGAAATCGTAGCAGATGCTGCGCGTAACATCAACATGCCTTACGTTACTGAAAGGTGGTTAGGTGGTATGCTCACCAACTTCTCTACTATCCGTAAGAGCGTGAAGAAAATGCAGAGCATTGAAAAAATGCTGCAGGACGGAACTTTCGACAACATCACCAAAAAAGAACGTCTGACTTTAAGCCGTGATAAAGAGAAAATGGAAAAAGTGCTGGGTGGTATTGCCCAACTGGCACGTGTTCCAGCCGCTCTGTTCATGGTGGATATCAGCCACGAACATATTGCACTGGCGGAAGCAAAACGCCTGGGCATTGTTACCTTCGGTATGGTAGATACCAACTCCGATCCCAGCAAAGTTGACTTCGCTATCCCTGCGAACGACGATGCTACTAAATCTATCGCTATCATCACCAGCTACATCTGCGCTGCTATCGCAGAAGGCCTGTCTGAAAGAGCTACTGAAAAATCTGAAGAAGTAGAAGAGGAAGAAGAAGCAGACGACAAAGCCCGCAGATTTGACGTGGAAGGTGGCGAAGACCGCGAAAGAGGTCGTAAACCTCAAGGCCAGGGCGGTGGTCGTGGTCCGGGCGCTGGTGGTAACCGTGGCGGTGGCCAGGGTGGCAACCGTGGCGGCCAGGGCGGCGGCGCTAATCGCGGCGGTGGTAACCGTGGCGGTGGCCAGGGTGGCGGACAACGTCGTCCCTCCAACGCTGGCGGCGGCGGTCCAAGAAAACCAGCCGGTAAATAA
- the tsf gene encoding translation elongation factor Ts produces MATITAADVNKLRQQTGAGMMDCRKALVESDGDFEKAVDYLRKKGQKVAALRSDRETKEGVIIAKVAADGKSGVIVGLGCETDFVAKNEDFVKFAQSIVELALSKGIKTIEDLNAAELDGATVADKVNDQVAKIGEKITLNKFEFVEAGGVTAYIHGNYRMGVLVAFSKPVSEETGKDVAMQIAAMNPIAVDADSVPADVIAREKEIAVEQVKAEGKPAEMAEKIAAGKVNKFFKESTLLQQAFVKDNNKSVADYLKSVDADLKVFGFKRIALG; encoded by the coding sequence ATGGCAACAATTACAGCAGCTGATGTAAACAAACTGCGTCAGCAAACTGGTGCGGGTATGATGGATTGCAGAAAAGCACTCGTGGAAAGTGATGGCGACTTTGAAAAAGCAGTAGACTATCTGCGCAAAAAAGGTCAGAAAGTAGCTGCACTGCGTTCCGACCGCGAAACTAAAGAAGGTGTTATCATCGCTAAAGTTGCTGCTGATGGTAAATCCGGCGTTATCGTAGGCCTGGGTTGCGAAACTGACTTCGTAGCGAAAAACGAAGACTTCGTGAAATTCGCACAGTCTATCGTTGAACTGGCCCTGTCTAAAGGTATCAAAACCATCGAAGACCTGAATGCTGCTGAGCTGGACGGTGCTACCGTTGCTGATAAAGTAAACGACCAGGTTGCTAAAATCGGTGAAAAAATCACCCTGAATAAATTCGAATTCGTGGAAGCTGGCGGTGTAACTGCCTACATCCACGGTAACTACCGTATGGGCGTTCTCGTTGCCTTCTCTAAACCTGTATCTGAAGAAACAGGTAAAGACGTGGCTATGCAGATCGCTGCGATGAACCCAATCGCAGTTGACGCTGACAGCGTTCCTGCTGATGTTATCGCCCGTGAAAAAGAAATCGCTGTTGAACAGGTGAAAGCTGAAGGCAAACCTGCTGAAATGGCTGAAAAAATCGCTGCCGGTAAAGTGAACAAATTCTTCAAGGAAAGTACCCTGCTGCAACAGGCCTTCGTGAAGGACAACAACAAATCCGTAGCAGATTACCTGAAGTCTGTAGACGCTGACCTGAAAGTATTCGGCTTTAAACGAATCGCTTTAGGTTAA
- the pyrH gene encoding UMP kinase gives MLPKYKRILLKLSGEALMGDANYGIDHKVITQYAYDIKAVTDLGVQVAIVIGGGNIYRGMNEAETGIERAQGDYMGMLATVINGMALQSGLEKIGLYTRLQSAIKMEQIAEPYIRRRAIRHVEKGRVVIFGAGTGNPYFTTDTAASLRAIEIQADVILKGTRVDGIYTADPEKDATATRFETITFSEVYQKSLNVMDMTAFTLCQENKLPIIVFDMNKPGNLLNVIMGKNVGTLVKD, from the coding sequence ATGTTGCCAAAGTATAAGCGTATTTTGCTCAAATTGAGCGGTGAGGCCCTTATGGGGGATGCAAATTATGGTATTGATCATAAGGTAATTACCCAGTATGCCTACGATATCAAAGCAGTTACCGACCTCGGCGTACAGGTAGCCATCGTGATCGGCGGCGGTAATATCTACCGTGGAATGAATGAAGCCGAAACCGGTATCGAAAGAGCCCAGGGAGACTATATGGGCATGCTGGCCACCGTGATCAATGGTATGGCCCTGCAAAGCGGACTGGAAAAAATAGGGCTCTATACCCGCCTCCAGTCAGCTATTAAAATGGAACAGATCGCAGAACCTTATATCCGCCGCCGCGCTATCCGCCACGTGGAAAAAGGTCGCGTGGTTATATTCGGAGCAGGCACCGGTAACCCGTACTTTACAACCGATACCGCAGCTTCCCTCCGTGCTATCGAAATCCAGGCGGACGTCATCCTCAAAGGGACCCGCGTTGACGGTATCTACACCGCCGACCCGGAAAAAGATGCTACCGCCACCCGGTTCGAAACCATCACTTTCTCTGAAGTATATCAGAAATCTCTTAACGTCATGGATATGACGGCCTTTACCCTCTGTCAGGAAAATAAACTGCCAATCATCGTATTCGACATGAACAAACCAGGAAACCTCCTGAACGTGATCATGGGCAAAAACGTTGGTACCCTGGTAAAGGACTAA